One Janthinobacterium sp. TB1-E2 genomic region harbors:
- a CDS encoding tetratricopeptide repeat protein — protein MTIFGIGIHILIAVFFAIHVVRNGQQLYWLLILFMFPLLGSVVYFFAIYLPNSRLPQGARKVASVAVQVLDPNRELREAKAAFEYTPTAQNQMRLASAQLEAGDAKEAASTYEACLQGAFASDLEIRLGAARAYLECERGAEALTHLEFIRRTDMHFRPEMVSLLTARALAQSGRQVEAKAEFDDALTRYNSFECRAECAIWALQQGDKVLSERLLLDIDSAMARWSSHTRAMYAPLLARLEAARK, from the coding sequence ATGACGATTTTTGGCATAGGCATCCACATCCTGATCGCGGTATTTTTTGCGATCCATGTGGTGCGCAACGGGCAGCAGCTGTACTGGCTGCTCATTTTATTCATGTTTCCGCTGCTGGGCAGCGTGGTGTATTTCTTCGCCATCTACCTGCCCAATTCGCGCCTGCCGCAAGGCGCGCGCAAGGTCGCTTCGGTGGCCGTGCAGGTGCTCGATCCGAACCGCGAATTGCGCGAGGCGAAAGCGGCCTTCGAGTATACGCCGACGGCGCAAAACCAGATGCGCCTGGCCAGCGCGCAGCTCGAGGCGGGCGATGCAAAGGAAGCGGCATCGACGTACGAAGCCTGCCTGCAGGGGGCGTTCGCATCGGACCTGGAAATTCGCCTCGGTGCGGCGCGCGCCTACCTGGAGTGCGAACGTGGCGCCGAGGCCTTGACGCACCTCGAATTCATCCGCCGCACGGATATGCATTTCCGTCCCGAGATGGTGTCCCTGCTGACGGCGCGCGCGCTGGCGCAAAGCGGGCGCCAGGTGGAAGCAAAGGCGGAATTCGACGATGCGCTGACGCGCTACAACAGTTTCGAGTGCCGCGCGGAGTGCGCGATCTGGGCGCTGCAGCAGGGCGACAAGGTATTGTCGGAACGCCTGCTGCTCGATATCGACAGCGCCATGGCCCGCTGGAGCAGCCATACGCGTGCCATGTATGCGCCGCTGCTGGCGCGCCTGGAAGCGGCGCGCAAGTAG
- a CDS encoding efflux RND transporter permease subunit, producing the protein MNFSSLSIKNPIPAIMLFALLTLAGLLAYKANPVQDFPDIELPIVTVSAVLPGAAPAQLETEVARKIEDSVATLQGVKNIYTKVLDGVVTVTVEFILEKQIAEAVNDVRDAVARVKADMPAELRDPTVTKASTAGRVVLTFIATAKPGVDNPLDSPDLSWFVDNTVAKRLLTVPGVGAVTRVGGVYREIQVELDEARMAALKVSALDVSRQLRLVQREAPGGRGDISGAEQSVRTIATVKTADELSRVEVPLPDGRHVRLDQVATVRDTIAEPRALAEQDGKTVVAFEVFRTKGASEVAVAKGARDAIADLQKENPNVVLQQSIDNAFPVEENFDGSMELLYEGALLAVLVVWWFLRDWRATLVAAAALPLSVMPAFLGIYWFGYTLNTVTLLSLALVVGVLVDDAIVEIENIERHLRMGKSPMEAAMEAADEIGMAVIATTFALVAVFLPTAFMSGIPGLFFKQFGWTAVLAVLASLVVARLLTPMMAAYILKPLPHKEEQDGWLMTRYLTVMRWCLNHRGITAIAAALFFVGAIALVPLLPTGFVPAADRAQTQINLELPPGSTLGETQAVAALARDAAMRTPGIEGVFSSIGGGSSGDAFAPGAAAEARRAVLTLTTVHRTERKESMADLETQLRQKLDTIPGARFTVGPPDTGVKMQLVLRSEDPVALMAAAQKVERELRSLKGIGNVNSSASLVRPEIIVRPDFAKAADLGVTAAAIGETVRVATAGDYDTDLTKMNLPERQVPIRVKLPNSVRADLAAIERLTVPGKNGPVRLANVATVTMESGPAQIDRLNRSRNVTLDVELGSRTLGELNEEARALPSMKNLPPSVKIAELGDAQEMASLFASFGLAMLIGVLCIYCVLVLLFKDFMQPVTILAALPLSIGGAFVALLITGSALSMPSMIGLIMLMGIVTKNSILLVDYAILARQAGMNRFDALVDACHKRSRPILMTTIAMGAGMMPLALGWGADPSFRSPMAITVIGGLITSTLLSLLVVPAVFTYIDDLEHLLKRGMAKLRRQKAPLRRDDKVALEK; encoded by the coding sequence ATGAATTTTTCCTCCCTCTCGATCAAGAACCCGATCCCGGCCATCATGCTGTTCGCGCTGCTGACCCTGGCCGGTCTGCTGGCCTACAAGGCCAATCCGGTGCAGGATTTCCCCGACATCGAACTGCCCATCGTCACCGTCAGCGCGGTGCTGCCCGGCGCCGCGCCAGCCCAGCTGGAAACAGAAGTGGCGCGCAAGATCGAAGACTCCGTCGCCACCTTGCAAGGCGTGAAAAACATCTACACCAAGGTGCTCGATGGCGTCGTCACGGTGACCGTCGAATTCATCCTGGAAAAGCAGATCGCCGAAGCCGTCAACGATGTGCGCGACGCCGTCGCCCGCGTCAAGGCGGACATGCCGGCCGAGCTGCGCGACCCCACCGTCACCAAGGCTTCCACGGCCGGCAGGGTCGTGCTGACCTTTATCGCCACGGCGAAACCGGGCGTGGACAACCCGCTCGACTCTCCCGACCTGTCCTGGTTCGTCGACAATACGGTGGCCAAGCGCCTCTTGACGGTGCCCGGCGTGGGCGCCGTCACCAGAGTCGGCGGCGTCTACCGCGAGATCCAGGTCGAACTCGACGAGGCGCGCATGGCCGCATTGAAAGTGTCGGCCCTCGACGTGTCGCGCCAGCTGCGCCTGGTGCAGCGCGAAGCGCCTGGCGGGCGGGGCGACATCAGCGGCGCCGAGCAGTCGGTGCGCACCATCGCCACAGTGAAAACGGCCGATGAACTGTCGCGCGTGGAAGTGCCGCTGCCGGACGGGCGCCATGTGCGCCTGGACCAGGTAGCCACCGTGCGCGACACCATCGCCGAACCGCGCGCGCTGGCCGAGCAGGATGGCAAGACGGTCGTCGCCTTTGAAGTATTCCGCACCAAGGGCGCCAGCGAAGTGGCTGTCGCCAAGGGCGCGCGCGACGCCATCGCCGACCTGCAGAAGGAAAACCCGAACGTGGTGCTGCAGCAGTCGATCGACAATGCCTTCCCCGTCGAGGAAAACTTCGACGGCTCGATGGAGCTGCTGTACGAAGGCGCGCTGCTGGCCGTGCTGGTGGTGTGGTGGTTCCTGCGCGACTGGCGCGCCACCCTGGTGGCCGCCGCCGCCCTGCCCCTGTCCGTGATGCCCGCCTTCCTCGGCATCTACTGGTTCGGCTACACGCTCAATACCGTCACCCTGCTGTCGCTGGCCCTCGTCGTCGGCGTGCTGGTCGACGACGCCATCGTGGAAATCGAAAACATCGAGCGCCATCTGCGCATGGGCAAGTCGCCAATGGAAGCGGCCATGGAGGCGGCCGACGAAATCGGCATGGCGGTCATCGCCACCACCTTCGCGCTGGTGGCCGTGTTCCTGCCGACGGCCTTCATGAGCGGCATCCCCGGCCTGTTCTTCAAGCAGTTCGGCTGGACGGCCGTGCTGGCCGTGCTGGCGTCCTTGGTGGTGGCGCGGCTGCTCACGCCGATGATGGCGGCCTATATCCTGAAACCGCTGCCGCACAAGGAAGAGCAGGATGGCTGGCTGATGACGCGCTACCTGACGGTCATGCGCTGGTGCCTGAACCACCGCGGCATCACGGCCATCGCCGCGGCCCTGTTCTTTGTCGGCGCCATCGCGCTCGTGCCGCTGCTGCCGACCGGTTTCGTGCCGGCCGCCGACCGTGCGCAGACGCAGATCAACCTGGAACTGCCACCCGGCTCCACCCTGGGCGAAACGCAGGCCGTGGCGGCCCTGGCGCGCGATGCGGCCATGCGCACGCCGGGCATCGAGGGTGTCTTCAGTTCGATCGGCGGCGGCTCCAGCGGCGACGCCTTCGCCCCCGGCGCTGCGGCCGAGGCGCGCCGCGCCGTGCTGACCCTGACCACCGTGCACCGCACGGAGCGCAAGGAATCGATGGCGGACCTGGAAACGCAGCTGCGCCAGAAGCTCGATACCATCCCCGGCGCCCGCTTCACGGTGGGACCGCCCGACACGGGCGTCAAGATGCAGCTGGTGCTGCGCTCGGAAGACCCGGTGGCGCTGATGGCGGCGGCGCAAAAGGTCGAGCGCGAACTGCGTAGCCTGAAGGGCATCGGCAACGTCAATTCCAGCGCCTCGCTGGTGCGCCCGGAAATCATCGTGCGTCCCGATTTCGCCAAGGCGGCCGACCTGGGCGTGACGGCGGCGGCCATCGGCGAAACCGTGCGCGTGGCCACGGCCGGCGACTACGACACGGACCTGACGAAAATGAACCTGCCCGAGCGGCAAGTACCGATCCGCGTCAAGCTGCCCAATAGCGTGCGCGCCGACCTGGCCGCCATCGAGCGCCTGACCGTGCCCGGCAAGAATGGCCCCGTGCGCCTGGCGAACGTGGCCACGGTGACGATGGAAAGCGGCCCGGCGCAGATCGACCGCCTGAACCGCAGCCGCAACGTGACCCTCGACGTGGAACTCGGTTCGCGCACCCTGGGCGAACTGAATGAAGAGGCGCGTGCGCTGCCGTCGATGAAGAATTTGCCGCCGTCCGTGAAGATCGCCGAACTGGGCGACGCGCAGGAGATGGCCTCGCTGTTCGCCAGCTTCGGCCTGGCCATGCTGATCGGCGTGCTGTGCATCTACTGCGTGCTGGTGCTGCTGTTCAAGGACTTCATGCAGCCGGTGACCATCCTGGCGGCGCTGCCGCTGTCGATCGGCGGCGCCTTCGTGGCGCTCCTGATTACGGGCAGCGCCCTGTCGATGCCCTCGATGATCGGCCTGATCATGCTGATGGGGATCGTCACCAAGAACTCGATCCTGCTGGTCGACTATGCGATCCTGGCGCGCCAGGCCGGCATGAACCGCTTCGATGCGCTGGTCGACGCCTGCCACAAGCGCAGCCGCCCGATTTTGATGACGACCATCGCCATGGGCGCCGGCATGATGCCGCTGGCGCTGGGCTGGGGCGCCGACCCCAGCTTCCGTTCGCCGATGGCCATTACCGTCATCGGCGGCCTGATCACGTCGACCCTGTTGAGCCTGCTGGTGGTGCCGGCCGTGTTCACCTACATCGACGACCTCGAGCACCTGCTCAAGCGCGGCATGGCGAAACTGCGCCGCCAGAAGGCGCCGCTGCGGCGCGATGACAAGGTGGCGCTGGAAAAATAA